The nucleotide sequence AAGGGAGAAAACTCTCTTTATGGAATATCCATGTATTTGTGTGTCTGTAGTGATATTTTCCATTCAGGATTCTTTTTCACAAAATCAACGATCAAAGGTGTCATTTCTTTTTCTTTTGACCATTCAGGTTGAAGAAACAATTGTGCATCCTTGTTCATTTTTTGGCTATGTCCTAAAGCCCATTTGAAATCGCTTTTATTATAAGCTACGACTTTCAATTCATGTGATGAGTTATAAAATTCAACTAAGGGTTCTTTGAATTTCTTTGGGGAGAAGCAAATCCAGTCCCAATCACCGGTGATTGGATATGCACCTGAAGTTTCAATGTTGGTTTGAAGACCTGCTTCTTTTAACTTCTTTGTAAGCATCGAAAGATCGTACATTAAAGGCTCGCCACCAGTCACTACAACAACATGAGCACCAGATTTTTTCACTTCTTCAGTAATGTTTTCTATTGAAACCCAATCAAATTGAGATGCATCCCATGATTCTTTGACATCACACCAGACACAGCCAACATCACAACCTCCAAGCCTAACAAAATAAGCGGGAGTTCCCGAGAAAAAGCCTTCCCCTTGTATAGTATAGAAAGACTCCATCACCGGAAGATATTCCGGATCAGTGATTGAGCTCATATGCCTTTAAGGTGTTCAATAGTAGGGAAGCGATTGTCATTGGACCCACGCCCCCAGGTACTGGAGTGATATAGCTTGCAATGGGAGCCACATCTTCATAGACTACATCACCAGACAAGCGAAACCCTGATTTACGTGAAGGGTCCTCAACACGGGTGGTTCCAACATCAATGACTACAGCTCCTTCTTTAACCATATCCTTTGAAATAAGACCTGGTTTTCCAACTGCCACAACGAGAATGTCTGCCTCCTTGGTATGCGATTTTAAATCAATGGTTGCCTTGTGACAAACGGTAACTGTAGCCTGTCCTTCCTGAAGCATCATCAAACTAAGAGGTGCTCCCGCTATTCTACTAGCACCAACTACTACACAGTTTTTTCCTTCTGTAGGGATGTCATATCTTCTAACAAGCTCCATAATTCCGTATGGAGTAGCTGGCAGTAAAAGTTGATTATCTGAAATAATGCTTCCAAAATTTTGATTAGTAAAGCCATCTACATCTTTGAGCGGTGAAATTCTTTCCGTGATGTTTTCCACTGAGATATGATCAGGAAGAGGTATTTGAACAATGAATCCATCGATATCAACGTCCTCATTCATTTGCTCTATGTGTTTAATGAGCTTTTCTTCTGAGATAGTGCTTGCAAAATGCATCAGTGTGAAATCAAAACCAACTGCTTTGCATGCGTTGATTTTTCCATTTACATATGTATGGCTTGCTCCATCATCACCTACAATGATAATAGCCAGATGAGGCGCTCGCCCCCCTCCTGTTTTGATTTTCTCAACTTTCTCTGCAATCTCTCTTTTGATGTCTTTCGAGACTTTGCGTCCGTCAATGATTGTAGGCATTATTCAAGTATTTAATCAAGTTTTAAAACAGCCATGAATGCTTCCTGTGGGATTTCTACATTACCAACTTGGCGCATTCTCTTTTTTCCTTTCTTCTGTTTTTCCAGAAGCTTTCTTTTACGCGAGATATCACCTCCATAGCATTTTGCTAATACATTTTTACGCATAGCTTTTACGGATTCTCTCGCAATTATTTTTGTTCCGATTGCTGCTTGAACTGCAATCTCAAACATCTGTCTTGGGATTAACTCTTTCAGTTTTTCGCAAAGTCGCTTACCCCATTCATATGCTTTATCTCTATGGACAATAGCAGATAAGGCATCCACCTTATCTCCATTCAGCATGATATCCAATTTAACCATGTCTGATTTTCGATAGCCAATTAGCTCATAATCAAGTGACGCATAACCTCGAGAAATAGTCTTCAACTTATCAAAAAAGTCGAAAACGATCTCCGCAAGAGGGATTTCGAATGTCAATTCAACTCGACTTGATGTGAGGTAAACTTGGTTCTTGATCTCCCCTCGTTTATCCATACAAAGGGCGATTATTGGACCTATAAATTCATCTTTGGAAATAATTTGCGCTCTAATAAAAGGCTCTTCAATATGGCTAATAGTATTAGATTCTGGCAGCTCAGAAGGTGCACTTACTTTTAAGATTGATTCATCACTCTCTACCGCATGGAAACGCACTGAAGGGACAGTAGTGATCACTGTCATATTAAACTCTCTCTCCAATCTTTCCTGGACGATTTCCATGTGGAGCATTCCTAAGAATCCACATCTAAATCCGAATCCTAGTGCGGCAGAAGTTTCTGGTTCCCAGATCAATGAAGCATCATTCAATTGGAGCTTTTCCATGGAAGCACGAAGCTCTTCAAATTCACTCGTCTCTACAGGATAAATGCCTGCAAAAACCATCGGTTTTACATCCTCAAATCCTTTTACTTGTCTTTGAGTAGGATTATCTACATGAGTAATAGTATCTCCTACTTTCACCTCTTTAGCTACTTTAATTCCTGATATTAAGTAACCTACATTCCCTGCAGATATAGTCTTTCTTGGTTCATGCTCCAAACGCAATACTCCGATTTCATCCGCCTCATACGTTTTGCCTGTATTGACAAACTTCACCTTGTCTCCTTTACTCAGAGATCCATTAAATACTCTAAAGAATACTTCAATGCCTCGGTATGGATTAAACACAGAGTCAAAGATCATGGCTTGGAGTGGCTCCTCCGTATCCCCTTGTGGAGCAGGCACTCTGTCTACGATTGCTTCTAAAATATCAGTAATTCCAATACCTTCTTTTGCGCTAGCATGAATGATTGATTCTTTTTCACAACCAATTAGATCAATTATCTGATCAGAAACTTCATCAGGCATTGCACCAGGAAGGTCTATTTTATTAAGGACTGGGATAATTTCCAGATCGTGTTCAAGTGCGAGATAAAGATTTGATATTGTTTGTGCTTCTATTCCCTGAGCAGCATCTACTACCAGAAGTGCTCCTTCACATGCCGCTATTGATCGAGACACTTCGTATGAAAAATCTACATGTCCAGGAGTATCAATAAGGTTTAACGTATATTGTTCATCATTTAATTCATAATCCATCTGGATGGCATGACTCTTAATGGTGATTCCCCGCTCTCTCTCCAAATCCATATTATCAAGTAACTGAGCCTGCATATCACGTTCTGTTACTGTTTGAGTGAATTCCAAAAGCCTATCAGCCAAAGTGCTTTTACCATGGTCGATGTGGGCGATAATACAAAAATTTCGAGTGTTCTTCATAAGACTAGTCCACGGATTGTGACTTTCAATCTCCTCAATCCTTTGAAAATTAGGCGCAAAGGTAACAATCCTTTCACCTATTCATTCAAAAAAATATTACTGTTTGTTTTTGGTATCTATCAGAATGGTAACTGGTCCATCATTGACTAGTGAAACTTTCATGTCTGCTCCAAATTGTCCCGTTTCAACTGTCTTTTGAAGGTGAGCTGATAATGTCTTCACAAATGACTCGTATAAAGGAACTGCTACATCTGGCTTTGCTGCCTGGATGTATGAAGGACGATTACCCTTTTTAGTACTGGCGTGCAATGTGAATTGACTTACTACCAAAGCTTCTCCTTCTATATCTAAAAGGCTTTTATTCATAACCTCCTGTTCATCAGGAAAGATTCTCAAACCACTAATCTTACGGCAGAGCCAGTCAATATCTTCTTGACTATCTGTATCTTCAATACCGACAAGGAGCAGTAACCCTTTTCCAATTTGGGATTTTATGTCTCCTCCTATTTCAACAGAAGCTGAACTTACTCTTTGTATGACTACTCTCATGAATATGCAATATCTATCATTTGATTTGGCTTGAATCTTTTGAAGCCCTCAGCATTCTTCTCAGCTACTTTCAACATTGATTTTGCAACTTCAACATCCCGAATAGCTCCTATTCTCTTTTTTGAGTCAATAAGAAAAAAGGAAGCAATTGCGCTAATTGCTTTAGCTACTTCTTCAAATGCACGTGTCTCTTGTCTATCACCTAATAACAATGATGGTTGAAAAATTTTAAGCGCTCTCAATTCCAATGCTTGAAGAGACTCTTCCAATTGTCCTTTTGCCCTGTTGTAAAATAATGGAGAAGAGCTATTAGCTCCGACTGCTGATACAACCAAAAATTGATTAAATCCTGATTGTTCTTTCGCAATTTCCGCAAATGCAATAGGATAATCTACGTCTACTTTCAGAAACGCTTTTTTTGAGCCTGCTTTCTTTTTTGTAGTACCTAATGCGCAGTAAAAATCATTTGCATCTAATTGCCCAGAAGAATTTATTAGACAATCAAAGTCTTCAACAATAATCTCTTGAATTCTTGAATCTGATAGTTCTAAAGATCTACGAGTTACTATCTTAATTGAATCATAGAGATTTTCTTTCAGCATCAATCGAACCAATTGCCTCCCAACCAGTCCTGTTGCACCTATAATTGCAGCCGTCTTTTTTGACATGTATCAGGTTATATTATTCAGCTTCTTCAAACTGTTCTTTTTCCCATTCAATAAATTTTTTGATATCTCTGTTCAGCTTTTTTACAATTAAAAAAACAACTGAGGCGTCATCAGTGAACCCGAGGGCCGGAATGAAGTCTGGTATTAAATCTATTGGAGTAATGAAGTAGGCTAAGGCAAACAAAATAAGAACTATTGAGGATATCGGAAATGCTTTGTATTCCTTCGAAATATGGGATTGAACCATTCGAATCAGCACTTGAAGTTTTGCTTTCAATTCTTGTAGTTCATTAGAGTTTTGTGCCAATTTTTGCAATTTGTCTCCAGCTTTTGCAAGCGTAGACTTCATCTGTTCTTTGTTAGCAGCTGTTTCTTTAGCTTTTTTCCATATTTTTTTGGTTTTATCCATAGTCATTAAAAAACGCCCTGAATCTCTTCTTTGATATATCTTATTGCTTGTTTTGGTGTGTCCATTTCTTCACTTGAGCTATTTTCAAGTATTGCCCTAGCTAAATCAAATCCTTTTGATTTTTCATTTAATGAGTTGGCAGATGAATTGATTATTGAAATAGTTTGCTCAACAGCTGTTATAATATACGTCCAGGCACTATCTGACATATAAACTTGCTGAGATAGGTTATGATTAAATTCATTTCTTATTTCATGGATTAGAATTTGCTGAAATTCTTCTGCTGAATAGTCTGAACTGCTGAGCCTAGAAATGAGATTTGCTGGCGTGATTCGTTCTAACAATAAAACAACTCTCTCATACGCCTGCAACCTTATCGGCACTACAATTTCCTGATTTTTTTGACGCACTCCGAAAGCAATTTCATCTAATTGCTTTTGTAAGAATGATCGAACGAGCAAGTATGCGAGATACAGAACGAGTCCTGCTGGAATCGTAATTTTTAGAAGGTCGTAAACCATTTCCATGTATTGGATTGTTTAGTGTTTGTTAATCGTCAAAAATAACTCGAAAAATTCGAGATTTATTCATTGCAAATTGGTATTAATTATTGACTCGATTATAGAAAAAATAGATAATACTTCAATTTTAATGAATCATAAACATGACGAATCTGCTTTTAACATTCAACTTGTTTTAACCTGAAAGGAGATAGATTTAAACTCGAAAAAGAATAAAGCATGGATTTGCCTGTAGAAATAACGGACAGAGCGCTAGAAGAGGTAAAAAATATTCTGAAAAATAAAGGAATTCCTGAGGACTATGGCTTGCGGATAGCTACAAAAGGTATGGGTTGTGGTGTTGGGTTTAAGCTAGGGTTTGACAAAAAGAAAGAGACTGACGATGAATACTTTATTGATGGCGTACAAATACTGGTACAAAAACAAGAAATGATGTTTCTAGTTGGCAAAAAAATTGAATTTTATGATGAGGCAGATGCGCGAGGTTTTGTGTTCGTTTAGCCTTCTAGCTCCACAGTAGCTCTATGACAAAGACCCTTAATTGGTGGATTGTATTTACTTATTCGAACCTGAACATTGTTTACCTCTGAAAAATTTGCTTTTAAAGCTTTTATCATTTTTCCTGCAAGATGTTCTAATAGATTAGCATCTATACTCATCACGCTTTGTACTATTTCATAAACCTTCTCGTAGTTTACCGTTCCTTCTAACTTATCATCAGAGGCAGCTTCTGAAAAGTCTACATCTAGCGTAACATCAACACTGTATTTGTTACCTATGACACGCTCCTCTTCATAATAGCCATGACGTGCGTAAAATTCCATTCCTTCTAATGAAACTTTTCCCATGAGTTAGTCAGTATCTAGTTCGTCAAAAAAGGAAACTGTTTTAGATACACGAGGACCCTTTTTCTCTTCGCTCTCCTTCTCTTTAGAAACTAGTTCTTCCTTTTTTGAAACCTCTTCCTCTTGCTTTGGCTCTTCAACTACTGGCTCTACTTTCTCAGGTTGTCTCGGGCTTAATTTTTCTTTCTCTTCTACAGCTTTTGACTCTTCCTTCTTCTCCTGAACAGGATGTTTTTGAATTATTCGCTCTCGCAGCTCCTCCGTTTTCGGAGGTTTGCTTACTTCTTTTGTTTTTGATTCTGCTACTTCAACTTTTGGCGTGATTTCATTGGATATAGGTTCGATTTGCCTTGTCTCAATCTGTACTTCAGTTTTTTCCGCCTTTATTCTTTCTTCACTATCCCTGGCGAGCTTTTTCACTCGCTTTACATAATCGTCGAATTTAAACTCCTTACTCTCTCCTGTATTCCGCTCTACTTTCTCTATTAGCGTAAC is from Marinobacter alexandrii and encodes:
- a CDS encoding 7-carboxy-7-deazaguanine synthase QueE, translating into MSSITDPEYLPVMESFYTIQGEGFFSGTPAYFVRLGGCDVGCVWCDVKESWDASQFDWVSIENITEEVKKSGAHVVVVTGGEPLMYDLSMLTKKLKEAGLQTNIETSGAYPITGDWDWICFSPKKFKEPLVEFYNSSHELKVVAYNKSDFKWALGHSQKMNKDAQLFLQPEWSKEKEMTPLIVDFVKKNPEWKISLQTHKYMDIP
- a CDS encoding bifunctional 5,10-methylenetetrahydrofolate dehydrogenase/5,10-methenyltetrahydrofolate cyclohydrolase, producing MPTIIDGRKVSKDIKREIAEKVEKIKTGGGRAPHLAIIIVGDDGASHTYVNGKINACKAVGFDFTLMHFASTISEEKLIKHIEQMNEDVDIDGFIVQIPLPDHISVENITERISPLKDVDGFTNQNFGSIISDNQLLLPATPYGIMELVRRYDIPTEGKNCVVVGASRIAGAPLSLMMLQEGQATVTVCHKATIDLKSHTKEADILVVAVGKPGLISKDMVKEGAVVIDVGTTRVEDPSRKSGFRLSGDVVYEDVAPIASYITPVPGGVGPMTIASLLLNTLKAYELNH
- the lepA gene encoding translation elongation factor 4, with translation MKNTRNFCIIAHIDHGKSTLADRLLEFTQTVTERDMQAQLLDNMDLERERGITIKSHAIQMDYELNDEQYTLNLIDTPGHVDFSYEVSRSIAACEGALLVVDAAQGIEAQTISNLYLALEHDLEIIPVLNKIDLPGAMPDEVSDQIIDLIGCEKESIIHASAKEGIGITDILEAIVDRVPAPQGDTEEPLQAMIFDSVFNPYRGIEVFFRVFNGSLSKGDKVKFVNTGKTYEADEIGVLRLEHEPRKTISAGNVGYLISGIKVAKEVKVGDTITHVDNPTQRQVKGFEDVKPMVFAGIYPVETSEFEELRASMEKLQLNDASLIWEPETSAALGFGFRCGFLGMLHMEIVQERLEREFNMTVITTVPSVRFHAVESDESILKVSAPSELPESNTISHIEEPFIRAQIISKDEFIGPIIALCMDKRGEIKNQVYLTSSRVELTFEIPLAEIVFDFFDKLKTISRGYASLDYELIGYRKSDMVKLDIMLNGDKVDALSAIVHRDKAYEWGKRLCEKLKELIPRQMFEIAVQAAIGTKIIARESVKAMRKNVLAKCYGGDISRKRKLLEKQKKGKKRMRQVGNVEIPQEAFMAVLKLD
- the dtd gene encoding D-aminoacyl-tRNA deacylase, whose protein sequence is MRVVIQRVSSASVEIGGDIKSQIGKGLLLLVGIEDTDSQEDIDWLCRKISGLRIFPDEQEVMNKSLLDIEGEALVVSQFTLHASTKKGNRPSYIQAAKPDVAVPLYESFVKTLSAHLQKTVETGQFGADMKVSLVNDGPVTILIDTKNKQ
- a CDS encoding NAD-dependent epimerase/dehydratase family protein, whose translation is MSKKTAAIIGATGLVGRQLVRLMLKENLYDSIKIVTRRSLELSDSRIQEIIVEDFDCLINSSGQLDANDFYCALGTTKKKAGSKKAFLKVDVDYPIAFAEIAKEQSGFNQFLVVSAVGANSSSPLFYNRAKGQLEESLQALELRALKIFQPSLLLGDRQETRAFEEVAKAISAIASFFLIDSKKRIGAIRDVEVAKSMLKVAEKNAEGFKRFKPNQMIDIAYS
- a CDS encoding YkvA family protein; this translates as MDKTKKIWKKAKETAANKEQMKSTLAKAGDKLQKLAQNSNELQELKAKLQVLIRMVQSHISKEYKAFPISSIVLILFALAYFITPIDLIPDFIPALGFTDDASVVFLIVKKLNRDIKKFIEWEKEQFEEAE
- a CDS encoding iron-sulfur cluster biosynthesis family protein, whose translation is MDLPVEITDRALEEVKNILKNKGIPEDYGLRIATKGMGCGVGFKLGFDKKKETDDEYFIDGVQILVQKQEMMFLVGKKIEFYDEADARGFVFV
- the folB gene encoding dihydroneopterin aldolase, coding for MGKVSLEGMEFYARHGYYEEERVIGNKYSVDVTLDVDFSEAASDDKLEGTVNYEKVYEIVQSVMSIDANLLEHLAGKMIKALKANFSEVNNVQVRISKYNPPIKGLCHRATVELEG
- a CDS encoding DivIVA domain-containing protein encodes the protein MKITPLEIRQKDFEKKLRGYDKDEVSAFLQSLSNEWERVLEENKELTLKLKQAEKEVEKLREVESSLYKTLKTAEDTGANVIEQANKAAELHMKETKMNAEGLLSESKNKARAMIEQAEMEARQIIEELQDAVKSIEQNHRDIENHRQNALQELKNLSVTLIEKVERNTGESKEFKFDDYVKRVKKLARDSEERIKAEKTEVQIETRQIEPISNEITPKVEVAESKTKEVSKPPKTEELRERIIQKHPVQEKKEESKAVEEKEKLSPRQPEKVEPVVEEPKQEEEVSKKEELVSKEKESEEKKGPRVSKTVSFFDELDTD